The following coding sequences lie in one Gammaproteobacteria bacterium genomic window:
- a CDS encoding zinc metallopeptidase, producing MRWKGRRQSSNVEDRRGRRMGRGAAVGGGGIIMALVAIFLLGQDPGTVMQQMQKQQAQQQRQQPQQQGEYRGSAQEEEIKRFVSTVLADTEDTWNAVFQKAGYRYQAPKLVLYTDMTPTACGTGQAASGPFYCPGDQKAYLDLSFLNELRRMGAQGDFAVAYVLSHEVGHHIQTITGTAAKVRQYQARASKEQANAMQVKMELQADCYAGIWANHTQQRTGMLEEGDLEEALNAAAAVGDDTIMKKAGRVPRKEQFTHGTSQQRMEWFARGMQSGEIGACDTGI from the coding sequence ATGCGTTGGAAAGGTAGAAGACAAAGTTCAAATGTAGAAGACCGTCGTGGTCGCCGTATGGGGCGCGGTGCCGCGGTTGGTGGTGGTGGAATAATCATGGCCCTGGTAGCAATATTTCTGTTAGGCCAAGATCCGGGAACAGTTATGCAGCAAATGCAAAAGCAGCAAGCCCAACAACAACGCCAACAACCCCAACAACAAGGCGAATATCGTGGCAGTGCACAAGAAGAAGAAATCAAGCGCTTTGTGTCTACGGTTTTGGCCGATACGGAAGATACCTGGAATGCGGTGTTTCAGAAAGCCGGATACCGCTATCAGGCGCCCAAATTAGTGCTCTACACAGACATGACACCAACAGCTTGTGGTACCGGGCAGGCGGCTTCGGGACCCTTCTACTGCCCGGGCGATCAAAAAGCCTATCTTGATCTGAGTTTCTTGAATGAATTACGTCGCATGGGGGCGCAAGGTGATTTTGCCGTCGCCTATGTCTTGTCGCATGAGGTCGGTCACCATATTCAAACTATTACCGGCACCGCGGCAAAAGTTCGTCAATATCAGGCAAGAGCTTCCAAGGAACAGGCAAATGCCATGCAAGTGAAAATGGAATTACAGGCGGATTGTTATGCCGGTATCTGGGCCAATCACACGCAACAACGAACCGGCATGCTGGAAGAAGGTGATCTGGAAGAAGCTCTCAATGCAGCAGCAGCGGTCGGTGATGACACCATAATGAAAAAAGCCGGCCGTGTGCCGCGCAAAGAACAATTCACTCATGGCACCTCGCAACAACGCATGGAATGGTTTGCCCGCGGCATGCAAAGTGGCGAAATAGGCGCTTGCGATACGGGAATCTGA
- a CDS encoding M1 family metallopeptidase codes for MGNNLQQLVDESLSDSLLEKTAALLGEPLDITRKGLQGACLKLSKSLDAVRDEEFSAFYESLGDGSKLDKLEQHLAGGNQTVTYLSMGNEKARELLAYDTENDVDTHVSLIAEDSGIKHESISFLLGIAHPFFLGLLGKKKSEGLSSQGINALISTQPVPTVIDDNEDPYIARYAADSSDADLGQQSGSDSADAGSEKRKSKTSLVGLTTFLIILALAIAAYFNQALIKDFFGIQSDTKPIPERTTQNQPTPKTANNVDSATESITPIADTNAYPASTPVGRLPNSVRPLEYKLDLTIDPDQDGFRGVTTIDLESDIETDYLFLHGRDLQVSNVRLTDSAGNEISGEYRQVDASGVARIDFSGTLAKGSSTLEITYSAPFNLSLEGLYKVTDGGLNYAFTQFEATSARLSFPGFDEPAFKVPFTTSLTIKNEHKGFANTPLTAVTEMENGMQRLDFAKSKPLPTYLIAYAVGDLDVVKWDDIPANSIRKKPIPLNGLATKGKGKNLTYALEHTNEILTSLEEYFGIPYPYEKLDIVAAPDFAFGAMENVGLIVYREQLLLFDDTISLDQKRRYANVHGHELAHQWFGNLVTPEWWDDIWLNEAFATWMAHVSNDNVYPEQKFRQTLMGRALGAMANDSLISARQIRQPVNNNHDIDSAFDGITYSKGGGVLRMFESFLGPENFQLGINHYLNKFAFDNATATDFIEAIAENSTQYTVETIRDAFNSFLEQPGIPNLDISTTCLDSNVEVNVKQSRYLPIGSSGSSAQIWKVPVCLGFETAGKVEQQCSLVSKPIQSIKLDTQVCPKFVIPNAGGTGYYRFALNSTDWQTLFSNQDMLGAEEMMAANDSFNASINAGKLSFRDLVQVAPKIIRSDSSRVATAPTELLSFAYDKIAKTKAQKSALANLNRRLYENRFKELGFDYQPDDSVDTIQLRNSLFTFLAKQGESAEVRSHLRKMAVEYTGYASDKQLHPELADSNIIATALAVAAKDIGTPFIQHLMELFENESDGTIRGRLLGAIAEAKDPKLADELRDWTLSEKIRDNEIYTIIFTQLSDDQQKDAAWNWFKQNFDGFIQRVSSFSQGRIPRIASGFCTAEDKLDVEKFFSPLIENVSGGPRSLAQTLESIDLCIAKANHHTPSVANYFPE; via the coding sequence ATGGGAAATAATCTACAACAATTGGTTGATGAGAGTTTAAGTGACTCTTTACTTGAAAAAACTGCCGCCTTACTGGGCGAGCCGCTTGATATTACACGCAAAGGATTGCAAGGCGCATGTCTGAAACTTTCCAAGAGTCTCGACGCAGTCCGGGATGAAGAATTTTCGGCCTTTTATGAGTCACTTGGGGATGGCAGCAAGCTGGATAAACTGGAACAACACTTAGCCGGTGGCAATCAAACCGTGACCTATCTAAGCATGGGAAATGAAAAAGCTCGGGAGTTGCTAGCCTACGACACAGAAAACGACGTTGATACACACGTGTCACTGATTGCCGAAGATTCCGGTATAAAACACGAGTCTATTTCATTCTTACTCGGTATCGCTCACCCTTTTTTCCTTGGATTACTGGGTAAAAAGAAATCAGAGGGTTTGAGTAGCCAGGGCATTAATGCCTTAATCAGCACACAACCTGTACCAACTGTGATCGATGATAATGAAGACCCGTATATCGCAAGATATGCAGCAGATTCCAGTGATGCAGATCTTGGTCAGCAATCAGGGTCCGATTCGGCAGATGCTGGAAGTGAAAAGCGAAAATCAAAGACATCGCTGGTCGGATTAACCACCTTTTTAATCATTCTGGCCTTGGCGATCGCCGCTTATTTCAATCAAGCGCTTATCAAAGACTTTTTCGGCATACAGAGTGATACAAAACCAATTCCAGAGCGGACAACACAAAATCAGCCGACACCCAAGACAGCGAACAATGTAGACAGCGCAACCGAGTCGATTACTCCAATTGCTGATACTAATGCGTATCCGGCTTCAACCCCGGTCGGGCGTTTGCCAAACAGCGTTCGCCCGCTTGAATACAAACTGGATTTGACCATTGACCCTGACCAGGACGGATTTAGGGGGGTAACCACAATTGACCTGGAGTCAGATATTGAAACCGATTACCTGTTTTTGCATGGGCGAGATCTACAAGTCAGTAATGTACGTTTGACCGACTCCGCAGGTAATGAAATTTCCGGTGAGTATCGTCAGGTCGATGCTTCAGGCGTGGCCCGAATCGACTTTTCAGGCACCCTTGCAAAAGGAAGCTCGACTCTGGAAATTACTTACAGTGCTCCATTCAACTTGTCACTGGAAGGCTTGTATAAAGTGACAGATGGCGGCTTGAATTACGCGTTCACCCAATTCGAAGCAACGTCGGCGCGCTTGAGCTTCCCGGGTTTTGACGAACCCGCTTTCAAAGTGCCTTTCACTACCAGCCTCACCATCAAAAATGAACACAAGGGCTTTGCCAATACCCCACTGACAGCAGTCACCGAAATGGAGAACGGTATGCAAAGACTGGACTTTGCGAAGTCCAAACCCTTGCCGACTTACCTTATCGCCTACGCGGTTGGTGATCTGGATGTGGTGAAATGGGACGACATTCCGGCCAATTCCATTCGTAAAAAACCCATTCCTTTAAATGGGTTGGCAACCAAAGGCAAAGGTAAAAACCTGACTTATGCCCTGGAACACACCAATGAGATCTTAACCTCCCTGGAAGAATATTTCGGTATTCCCTACCCGTACGAAAAACTTGATATTGTCGCTGCACCCGATTTTGCCTTTGGTGCCATGGAAAATGTCGGTCTGATCGTGTATCGCGAACAGCTATTGTTATTTGATGACACCATTTCATTGGATCAAAAGCGTCGCTATGCCAATGTGCACGGCCATGAACTGGCCCACCAGTGGTTTGGCAATCTGGTCACCCCGGAATGGTGGGATGATATCTGGTTAAACGAAGCATTTGCGACCTGGATGGCACATGTCTCGAATGACAATGTTTATCCGGAGCAAAAATTCAGACAAACCCTGATGGGTCGCGCCCTGGGAGCCATGGCTAATGATAGCTTGATCAGCGCACGCCAGATCCGCCAGCCAGTTAACAACAATCATGATATTGATTCAGCGTTTGACGGCATCACCTATTCCAAAGGTGGTGGAGTATTGCGCATGTTTGAATCTTTCCTGGGGCCTGAAAATTTCCAACTTGGAATAAACCATTATCTAAACAAGTTTGCTTTTGACAATGCCACGGCGACCGATTTTATTGAAGCCATTGCGGAAAACTCGACTCAATACACGGTCGAAACCATTCGTGATGCTTTTAATAGCTTTCTTGAACAACCTGGTATTCCTAATCTGGACATCAGCACAACTTGCTTAGATAGCAATGTGGAGGTCAATGTAAAACAATCACGCTATTTGCCCATCGGGTCCAGTGGCAGCAGCGCACAGATCTGGAAAGTGCCGGTGTGTCTAGGCTTTGAGACTGCTGGCAAAGTTGAACAGCAATGCAGCTTAGTCAGTAAACCAATTCAAAGCATAAAACTCGATACCCAGGTTTGTCCAAAATTCGTAATTCCAAATGCGGGTGGCACAGGGTATTATCGCTTCGCCTTGAACAGTACCGATTGGCAGACCCTGTTTAGCAATCAGGACATGTTGGGTGCTGAAGAGATGATGGCAGCGAATGACAGTTTCAACGCATCCATCAATGCCGGCAAACTCTCCTTTCGTGATCTGGTGCAAGTCGCACCTAAAATTATTCGATCCGACTCCTCACGAGTAGCTACCGCTCCAACCGAACTTCTGAGTTTTGCCTATGACAAAATTGCTAAAACCAAGGCGCAAAAATCGGCCCTGGCCAATTTAAATCGCCGACTGTACGAAAACCGGTTTAAAGAATTAGGCTTTGATTACCAGCCTGATGATTCAGTGGATACCATACAACTTAGAAACAGCCTATTCACTTTTTTGGCCAAACAAGGTGAGTCTGCCGAAGTTCGAAGTCATTTACGCAAAATGGCGGTGGAATATACAGGGTATGCAAGTGATAAACAGTTGCACCCGGAACTGGCCGACTCCAATATCATTGCGACTGCACTAGCAGTTGCTGCAAAAGATATTGGTACTCCCTTCATACAGCATTTAATGGAATTATTTGAAAATGAAAGTGATGGCACCATTCGTGGGCGCCTGTTAGGAGCTATTGCGGAAGCCAAAGATCCTAAGCTGGCAGATGAACTGAGAGACTGGACTTTGTCGGAAAAGATTCGCGATAACGAGATATACACAATTATTTTCACCCAACTCAGTGATGACCAACAAAAAGACGCAGCCTGGAACTGGTTCAAACAGAACTTCGATGGCTTTATTCAACGTGTTTCCAGTTTCTCCCAGGGACGAATTCCTCGCATTGCATCCGGATTCTGTACTGCTGAAGACAAACTAGACGTGGAAAAGTTTTTTAGCCCGTTAATTGAAAATGTATCGGGTGGCCCGCGTTCCTTGGCACAAACCCTTGAATCAATCGATCTCTGCATTGCCAAGGCGAATCATCACACACCAAGCGTTGCCAATTACTTTCCTGAGTAA
- a CDS encoding isocitrate lyase has translation MSTYTSAIEAVQALKAKHGSNWDAINPESAGRMIVQNRFRTGLDIAKYTAAIMRQDMAEYDADTSKYTQSLGCWHGFVAQQKMIAVKKHHKTTKKRYLYLSGWMVAALRSEFGPLPDQSMHEKTAVPKLIEELYTFLKQADAKELNDLFRQLNSAADSDKVGIQAQIDNYESHVVPIIADIDAGFGNEEATYLLTKKMIEAGACAIQIENQVSDAKQCGHQAGKVTVPHEDFLAKINAVRYAFLELGVDDGVIVARTDSEGASLTQKVPVSHEKGDLASQYIAFIDTEAVNIKDAKEDEVLIKRNGELHRPKRLPNGLYAFREDTNIDRVVLDCVTSLQNGADLLWIETPTPHVGQIAHMVNRVKEQVPNAKLVYNNSPSFNWTLNFRQQAYDAMLEAGDDVSGYERAELMDAKYDDTALSVKADAMIKSFQKDAAREAGIFHHLITLPTYHTTALHMNDLAEGYFGEQGMLAYVAGVQRQEIRKGVSCVKHQAMAGSDLGDDHKEFFAGDQALKAGGEKNTMNQF, from the coding sequence ATGTCTACATACACCTCGGCCATCGAAGCAGTACAAGCGCTCAAAGCAAAACACGGCAGCAACTGGGATGCGATCAATCCGGAAAGTGCCGGTCGTATGATCGTGCAAAACAGATTTCGCACGGGTCTCGATATCGCCAAATACACAGCAGCTATTATGCGACAAGACATGGCTGAGTACGATGCTGACACATCAAAATACACCCAGTCCCTGGGTTGTTGGCACGGCTTTGTGGCCCAACAGAAAATGATCGCGGTTAAAAAGCATCATAAAACCACGAAAAAACGCTATTTGTACTTGTCGGGTTGGATGGTTGCAGCTTTACGTTCCGAGTTCGGCCCCTTGCCGGATCAATCCATGCATGAAAAGACCGCGGTACCAAAGCTGATCGAAGAGTTGTATACATTTTTAAAACAGGCTGATGCCAAAGAGCTGAACGACCTGTTCCGTCAGTTAAATTCAGCGGCCGACAGTGACAAAGTAGGAATCCAGGCCCAGATCGATAATTACGAATCCCATGTAGTACCAATCATTGCCGACATTGATGCAGGTTTTGGTAATGAAGAAGCCACTTATTTGTTGACCAAAAAAATGATTGAAGCGGGCGCCTGTGCCATACAAATCGAAAATCAGGTATCGGACGCTAAGCAGTGTGGTCATCAAGCCGGCAAAGTCACGGTTCCGCATGAAGATTTTCTGGCCAAGATCAATGCCGTGCGTTATGCCTTTCTGGAACTGGGTGTGGACGACGGTGTCATCGTTGCACGCACAGACTCGGAAGGTGCAAGTTTGACCCAGAAAGTGCCGGTTTCACATGAGAAGGGTGATCTCGCATCGCAGTACATTGCTTTTATAGATACCGAAGCCGTCAACATTAAGGACGCAAAAGAAGATGAAGTGCTGATTAAGCGCAATGGAGAACTGCACCGTCCCAAGCGTTTGCCGAACGGCTTGTATGCCTTCCGTGAAGATACCAATATTGACCGTGTGGTGCTGGATTGTGTCACCAGTTTGCAAAATGGCGCTGACCTGTTGTGGATAGAAACCCCAACACCGCATGTTGGACAGATCGCGCATATGGTTAACCGGGTTAAAGAACAGGTGCCAAATGCCAAACTGGTCTACAACAACTCACCGTCCTTCAACTGGACCTTGAATTTCCGTCAGCAGGCATACGACGCCATGCTCGAAGCAGGTGACGATGTGTCAGGCTATGAACGTGCCGAGTTAATGGACGCAAAATACGATGACACCGCGCTTTCAGTTAAAGCTGATGCCATGATCAAGTCCTTCCAGAAAGACGCAGCACGTGAAGCCGGTATTTTCCATCACCTGATCACTTTACCAACCTATCACACCACCGCATTGCACATGAATGACCTCGCTGAAGGATATTTTGGCGAACAAGGTATGCTCGCGTATGTGGCCGGTGTTCAGCGACAAGAGATTCGCAAAGGTGTATCTTGTGTGAAGCATCAGGCCATGGCCGGTTCAGATCTGGGTGATGACCACAAAGAATTTTTTGCCGGAGATCAGGCCTTGAAAGCTGGTGGTGAGAAAAACACGATGAATCAGTTCTAA